The following proteins come from a genomic window of Branchiostoma floridae strain S238N-H82 unplaced genomic scaffold, Bfl_VNyyK Sc7u5tJ_1578, whole genome shotgun sequence:
- the LOC118408359 gene encoding microprocessor complex subunit DGCR8-like isoform X4, whose product MTVGKHTVQDWCKNKRIGKQLASQAILQKLHPHIKTWGSLIRMYGRDSSNFLKEKKEEEQSILELTQFSKKNRPNMKIIDKLQVEMRKLKEQRDALTGKRKFNPGNVEKPPNSLLCTLDV is encoded by the exons GACTGGTGCAAGAATAAGAGGATAGGGAAGCAGCTGGCTTCGCAGGCTATTCTACAGAAACTCCACCCTCACATCAAAACGTGGGGCTCGCTCATAAGGATGTATGGGAGAGACTCTTCCAACTTTCTTAAGGAGAAAAAG GAGGAAGAACAGAGCATCCTGGAGCTGACTCAGTTCTCCAAGAAGAACCGCCCCAACATGAAGATCATCGACAAGCTGCAGGTGGAGATGAGGAAACTTAAGGAGCAACGG GATGCGCTGACTGGCAAGAGAAAGTTCAACCCAGGGAATGTGGAGAAACCTCCCAACTCCCTCCTGTGCACCTTGGATGTCTGA
- the LOC118408359 gene encoding microprocessor complex subunit DGCR8-like isoform X1 — protein sequence MTVGKHTVQDWCKNKRIGKQLASQAILQKLHPHIKTWGSLIRMYGRDSSNFLKEKKEEEQSILELTQFSKKNRPNMKIIDKLQVEMRKLKEQRDALTGKRKFNPGNVEKPPNSLLCTLDV from the exons ATGACGGTGGGGAAACACACTGTACAG GACTGGTGCAAGAATAAGAGGATAGGGAAGCAGCTGGCTTCGCAGGCTATTCTACAGAAACTCCACCCTCACATCAAAACGTGGGGCTCGCTCATAAGGATGTATGGGAGAGACTCTTCCAACTTTCTTAAGGAGAAAAAG GAGGAAGAACAGAGCATCCTGGAGCTGACTCAGTTCTCCAAGAAGAACCGCCCCAACATGAAGATCATCGACAAGCTGCAGGTGGAGATGAGGAAACTTAAGGAGCAACGG GATGCGCTGACTGGCAAGAGAAAGTTCAACCCAGGGAATGTGGAGAAACCTCCCAACTCCCTCCTGTGCACCTTGGATGTCTGA
- the LOC118408359 gene encoding microprocessor complex subunit DGCR8-like isoform X3: MTVGKHTVQDWCKNKRIGKQLASQAILQKLHPHIKTWGSLIRMYGRDSSNFLKEKKEEEQSILELTQFSKKNRPNMKIIDKLQVEMRKLKEQRDALTGKRKFNPGNVEKPPNSLLCTLDV; encoded by the exons ATGACAGTGGGGAAACACACTGTACAG GACTGGTGCAAGAATAAGAGGATAGGGAAGCAGCTGGCTTCGCAGGCTATTCTACAGAAACTCCACCCTCACATCAAAACGTGGGGCTCGCTCATAAGGATGTATGGGAGAGACTCTTCCAACTTTCTTAAGGAGAAAAAG GAGGAAGAACAGAGCATCCTGGAGCTGACTCAGTTCTCCAAGAAGAACCGCCCCAACATGAAGATCATCGACAAGCTGCAGGTGGAGATGAGGAAACTTAAGGAGCAACGG GATGCGCTGACTGGCAAGAGAAAGTTCAACCCAGGGAATGTGGAGAAACCTCCCAACTCCCTCCTGTGCACCTTGGATGTCTGA